A genomic window from Leptospiraceae bacterium includes:
- a CDS encoding phosphoglycerate kinase — protein MKLPRIETLDVKDKRVLLRVDFNVPLQDGKVSDDTRIRKTLPTIELLVNRGARLIITTHLGRPDGQANPKYSLKPVKDKFAEIIGKEVKFSEKAIGDEVVKMTEELAEGEILMLENIRFYPEEEKNDPEFSKALSKLADIYINDAFGTAHRAHASTEGVANYLPAYAGTLMYREIEVLTDIVSKPDKPFVAIIGGAKVSSKIKILNNLMNKVDHMLIGGGMAYTFLKSRAVPIGSSLFEKDFEVQAYQIMDKASYANIDFQLPVDHVIADSFSEKAKTKNVDKMGIIDGWMGMDIGPKTIANFEKIIKSAGTVFWNGPMGVFEMDKFANGTVQIAKILAKCDAKTVVGGGDSIAAINKAGVEDKITHISTGGGASLEFMEGRILPGVAAILKHAGVE, from the coding sequence ATGAAATTACCCAGAATAGAAACCTTAGATGTAAAAGATAAAAGAGTCCTCCTTCGGGTGGACTTTAATGTTCCACTTCAGGACGGGAAAGTTAGCGATGATACCAGAATTCGTAAAACACTTCCTACGATAGAACTTCTGGTGAATCGTGGTGCCAGGTTAATCATCACTACGCACCTCGGTAGACCGGATGGACAGGCGAATCCCAAGTATTCTTTAAAACCGGTCAAAGATAAGTTTGCCGAGATTATAGGAAAAGAAGTTAAGTTTTCAGAAAAAGCGATAGGCGATGAAGTTGTAAAAATGACGGAAGAACTCGCTGAAGGTGAGATTCTCATGTTAGAAAATATTCGCTTTTATCCCGAAGAAGAAAAGAACGACCCCGAATTTTCCAAAGCTTTGAGTAAACTGGCAGATATTTATATTAATGATGCTTTTGGAACTGCTCACAGGGCCCATGCTTCTACAGAAGGTGTAGCCAATTATCTACCTGCTTATGCAGGAACTCTGATGTACAGAGAAATTGAAGTACTCACCGACATAGTAAGTAAACCGGACAAACCTTTTGTAGCCATTATCGGTGGTGCCAAGGTTTCTTCCAAAATCAAAATCCTGAATAACCTGATGAATAAAGTCGACCACATGCTTATCGGTGGAGGCATGGCTTATACCTTCCTGAAATCACGTGCGGTACCTATTGGTTCTTCTCTGTTTGAAAAGGATTTTGAAGTACAGGCTTACCAGATTATGGACAAGGCTTCCTATGCCAATATTGATTTCCAATTACCTGTTGATCATGTTATCGCAGACAGCTTTTCCGAAAAAGCTAAAACGAAAAACGTGGATAAAATGGGGATTATTGATGGTTGGATGGGTATGGATATAGGCCCTAAAACCATAGCAAATTTTGAAAAAATCATAAAAAGCGCCGGAACCGTTTTTTGGAATGGACCCATGGGTGTTTTTGAAATGGATAAGTTTGCAAATGGAACCGTTCAAATTGCTAAAATTCTTGCCAAATGTGACGCAAAAACTGTTGTAGGTGGCGGAGATTCAATCGCTGCTATTAATAAAGCCGGTGTCGAAGATAAAATCACCCACATTTCAACAGGTGGTGGTGCTTCTCTTGAATTTATGGAAGGAAGAATTTTGCCGGGTGTGGCAGCCATCCTAAAACATGCAGGAGTAGAATAA
- the gap gene encoding type I glyceraldehyde-3-phosphate dehydrogenase, with product MTKIAINGFGRIGRLVLRAGLSDPNLEFVAINDLVPSDNLAYLFKYDSTHGKFNGTVEHDADNLIINGKKVKCFAERDPEKLPWKELGVDFVIESTGLFTTREGSQKHLNAGAKKVVISAPAKDADIPTFVMGVNHEKYNPSKDNIVSNASCTTNCLAPIVKVILDNFGIEEGLMTTVHAMTATQPTVDGPSKKDFRGGRGAAQNIIPASTGAAKAVSLCIPEVAGKLTGMAFRVPTPDVSVVDLTVKTSKETSMDEIKKAMKTASEGALKGILGYTEEEVVSTDFTGSALSSIFDSGACIGLNSKFFKLVSWYDNEMGYSNRVVDLIRYMASKG from the coding sequence ATGACTAAAATTGCAATTAATGGATTTGGTAGAATTGGAAGACTGGTTCTCAGAGCCGGATTGTCAGACCCTAACCTGGAATTTGTAGCGATTAATGACCTCGTTCCATCCGATAACCTGGCCTATCTATTCAAATATGATTCTACTCACGGTAAATTCAATGGAACAGTAGAACATGATGCCGACAACCTCATTATAAATGGAAAAAAAGTAAAATGCTTCGCAGAAAGAGACCCTGAAAAACTCCCCTGGAAAGAATTGGGAGTCGACTTTGTAATCGAATCTACCGGGCTTTTCACTACCCGCGAAGGTTCTCAAAAGCATCTAAATGCCGGAGCTAAAAAAGTAGTAATCTCCGCACCTGCTAAAGATGCCGATATTCCCACTTTCGTAATGGGAGTAAACCATGAAAAATACAATCCGTCTAAAGACAATATTGTTTCCAATGCTTCCTGCACAACCAACTGTCTGGCCCCCATCGTCAAAGTAATTCTTGATAATTTTGGAATCGAAGAAGGTTTAATGACAACCGTTCATGCGATGACCGCAACTCAGCCTACTGTTGACGGTCCTTCTAAAAAAGATTTTCGTGGTGGCCGCGGTGCAGCTCAAAACATCATTCCTGCCTCAACCGGTGCCGCAAAAGCTGTTTCTCTTTGTATTCCGGAAGTAGCCGGAAAACTTACCGGTATGGCTTTCCGCGTTCCAACTCCCGACGTTTCTGTTGTTGACCTGACAGTAAAAACAAGCAAAGAAACCAGTATGGATGAAATCAAGAAAGCTATGAAAACAGCTTCTGAAGGTGCTTTAAAAGGTATTTTAGGATATACTGAAGAAGAAGTGGTTTCTACAGACTTTACCGGTTCTGCACTTTCTTCCATTTTTGACTCCGGTGCCTGCATCGGTTTAAATTCCAAATTCTTCAAACTGGTCTCCTGGTATGACAATGAAATGGGATATTCTAACAGAGTAGTTGACTTAATCAGGTATATGGCTTCTAAAGGTTAA
- a CDS encoding pyridoxal phosphate-dependent aminotransferase, with product MTYISGKFESYRGINLLAKKISEIKKKGIPYLDLTVSNPTIAGLSYPENEIKFALTRNEIFKYYPSPKGLISARNAISKYYSERGKEVQPANLYLTAGTSEAVSHLIKLFCNVGDEILIQAPGYPLYDFIANLESVVAIKYHLKRKELSPNSFSYSFDFDELEAKRSKKTKICIVVQPNNPIGKNLNQKEADRILEFCKKYKIILLIDEVFADYTFNHKYIHFNSQDTPVITMSGFSKVLGLPQLKLSWMYLEGNKKFQEEAGQALEIITDTYLSVNTQVMVGASELLSLREKIQDQILSRIEHNLTLLEEMIRNQKNVSYIKPDGGWYIVLFFQTDFTDEEFCLNLLSQKSVYVHPGYMFEFSNEGCYIVISLITSTEVFIEGLRRIAEFIETL from the coding sequence ATGACATATATATCGGGAAAATTCGAATCCTATAGGGGAATAAACCTTCTAGCTAAGAAAATTAGTGAGATAAAAAAAAAGGGAATTCCTTATTTAGATCTAACTGTTTCGAACCCCACTATTGCCGGTTTAAGCTATCCGGAAAACGAAATCAAATTTGCATTAACAAGAAACGAAATTTTTAAGTACTATCCAAGTCCTAAAGGACTTATTTCGGCTCGAAATGCAATCTCTAAGTATTACTCAGAAAGAGGAAAAGAAGTTCAACCGGCTAATCTCTATCTTACAGCCGGAACCTCTGAGGCTGTAAGTCATCTTATTAAACTTTTTTGCAATGTTGGAGACGAAATTTTAATCCAGGCACCGGGGTATCCTCTTTATGATTTTATTGCTAATCTCGAAAGTGTAGTAGCCATTAAATATCATTTAAAACGAAAAGAGCTTAGTCCCAACAGCTTTTCTTATTCCTTTGACTTTGATGAGTTAGAGGCGAAACGCAGTAAAAAAACAAAAATTTGTATAGTCGTTCAACCGAATAACCCTATAGGAAAGAATCTTAATCAAAAAGAAGCAGATCGTATTCTTGAATTCTGTAAGAAATACAAAATTATACTTCTAATAGATGAAGTCTTTGCTGATTATACTTTTAATCATAAGTACATCCATTTCAATTCTCAGGATACACCGGTGATTACGATGAGTGGTTTTTCAAAAGTTTTAGGTCTCCCGCAGCTTAAACTCAGCTGGATGTATCTCGAAGGAAATAAAAAGTTTCAGGAAGAAGCCGGTCAGGCACTGGAAATTATTACAGATACATACCTATCTGTAAATACCCAGGTAATGGTTGGAGCTTCAGAACTTCTTTCTCTTCGTGAAAAAATACAGGACCAAATCTTGAGTCGAATCGAGCACAATTTAACTTTATTAGAAGAAATGATAAGAAATCAAAAGAACGTTTCCTATATCAAACCGGATGGAGGCTGGTATATCGTCTTATTTTTTCAAACGGATTTTACTGATGAAGAATTTTGTCTGAACTTACTTTCACAAAAATCAGTTTATGTTCATCCCGGTTATATGTTTGAATTTTCAAATGAAGGTTGCTATATTGTAATCAGTCTCATTACATCAACAGAAGTTTTTATTGAGGGGTTAAGAAGAATTGCCGAATTTATTGAAACATTATAA
- a CDS encoding saccharopine dehydrogenase NADP-binding domain-containing protein, whose protein sequence is MIYGANGYTGELIARESKKLGLKPILAGRNRAKVEKLAGELGFESRVFPISDIKEVSDNIKDIFFVLHCAGPFIETSQVMAAACISSRVHYLDITGEIPVFQHLQGLDEKAKINDVMLLPGVGFDIVPTDCLAKKLKEAMPEGRTLRLGFFGLSDISRGTLKSMLKQIPNGSMIRRNGRLEIIPQLSVKKRVRIQGQEHSFFAIPWGDVFTAYYSTGIENISVFFSIPEAAANFISFFAPFTSLLKLEPVLQATGSIVDIMIEGPNKQKREEGRSFIWGEIENSNGEVLMLQYETREGYRLTVDASLIIIEEILNGKVRTGFCTPSMLLGSELLDRIPGTKIMI, encoded by the coding sequence ATGATTTATGGAGCGAATGGTTATACCGGGGAGTTAATCGCCAGAGAGTCTAAAAAATTAGGCTTAAAACCGATTCTTGCAGGACGAAATCGGGCAAAAGTTGAAAAACTTGCCGGTGAGTTAGGATTTGAATCTAGAGTTTTTCCTATTTCGGATATAAAAGAAGTTAGTGATAACATCAAAGATATTTTTTTTGTTCTCCATTGTGCCGGCCCCTTCATTGAAACGAGTCAGGTCATGGCAGCAGCCTGCATATCAAGTCGGGTTCATTACCTTGATATTACGGGAGAAATTCCGGTTTTTCAACATCTTCAAGGATTAGATGAAAAAGCAAAAATAAACGATGTAATGCTTTTACCCGGAGTAGGCTTTGATATAGTTCCAACCGATTGTCTTGCTAAGAAGTTAAAAGAAGCCATGCCGGAAGGTAGAACTTTGAGACTTGGTTTTTTTGGTTTGAGTGACATCAGTCGAGGAACCCTGAAAAGTATGTTAAAGCAAATTCCTAATGGTTCTATGATTCGCAGGAACGGAAGACTGGAAATTATTCCTCAATTATCTGTGAAAAAAAGGGTAAGAATACAGGGACAGGAACATAGTTTTTTTGCCATTCCCTGGGGTGACGTTTTTACTGCCTATTATTCTACTGGAATTGAGAATATTAGTGTATTCTTTTCTATTCCTGAAGCAGCAGCTAACTTCATTAGTTTTTTTGCACCCTTTACTTCTCTTTTAAAATTGGAACCTGTATTGCAGGCAACCGGTTCTATAGTGGATATAATGATAGAAGGTCCGAATAAACAAAAAAGAGAGGAAGGAAGATCTTTCATCTGGGGTGAAATTGAAAATAGTAATGGTGAAGTTTTAATGCTGCAATATGAAACTAGAGAAGGTTATCGTTTAACGGTGGATGCATCTCTTATAATCATTGAAGAAATTTTAAATGGAAAAGTAAGGACAGGTTTTTGTACTCCATCTATGCTTTTAGGTTCTGAATTATTGGACAGAATACCGGGTACAAAAATAATGATTTAG
- a CDS encoding diguanylate cyclase — MKKLEISVLFVEDEPLVREVTNRILQKMVSTVYIASDGLEGLESFKKNQPDVLLTDINLPNMDGLTLGKLAMAKNKDVQVIIITAHTDTEYLLDAIKTRVHAFIVKPLDKDFLYSLLAKLTRELRLKKEVQKHTIRMQTLLDFQADMLIMTDGRDIYEANKKFLYFFNCSNLEDFKNKHQYLPQVFSQEEGYVFSEDCSNNWLNTLNENPPSQNKVKIFDKRTEDYKTFLIKYNKIPYEDNYIISFVDITELDKQTASLEKEANMDQLTRIYNRRKFNEVISELIKEAQNGISLSLIIFDIDHFKQINDTYGHDKGDEVLIELSRIIKAKIRSSDTFCRWGGEEFIILCSKTSLEGAENLAEKIRILVSNHNFPITRNVTISLGISEYHNGESSTELMSRADKALYRAKSNGRNRLEIGEL, encoded by the coding sequence ATGAAAAAATTAGAGATAAGTGTTCTATTTGTCGAGGATGAACCATTAGTAAGAGAAGTAACAAACCGTATCTTACAAAAGATGGTATCAACGGTTTATATCGCTTCCGATGGACTGGAAGGTTTAGAAAGCTTTAAAAAAAATCAACCCGATGTCCTTTTAACTGATATAAATCTTCCTAATATGGATGGTTTAACACTCGGCAAATTAGCCATGGCTAAAAATAAAGATGTCCAGGTTATCATTATAACTGCACATACCGATACCGAATATCTTCTCGACGCCATCAAAACAAGAGTTCATGCCTTCATTGTAAAGCCTCTGGATAAAGATTTCCTATATTCCCTTTTAGCAAAACTTACAAGAGAACTACGTCTAAAAAAAGAGGTTCAGAAACATACCATCCGAATGCAAACTCTTCTGGATTTTCAGGCGGATATGTTGATAATGACAGATGGAAGAGATATTTATGAAGCAAATAAAAAATTTCTTTATTTCTTCAACTGTTCAAATCTGGAAGATTTTAAAAATAAACACCAGTATTTACCACAAGTTTTTTCTCAGGAAGAAGGTTATGTATTTAGTGAAGATTGCAGTAATAACTGGCTAAACACACTCAATGAAAATCCACCTTCTCAGAACAAGGTAAAAATCTTCGATAAAAGAACAGAAGATTATAAGACTTTTCTAATTAAATACAACAAAATACCTTATGAAGATAACTATATTATCTCATTCGTTGATATTACTGAATTAGATAAACAAACAGCAAGCCTTGAAAAAGAAGCGAATATGGATCAATTAACCCGTATCTATAATCGAAGAAAATTCAATGAAGTTATATCCGAATTAATTAAAGAAGCTCAGAATGGGATTTCTTTATCTCTGATTATCTTTGATATAGATCATTTTAAGCAAATAAATGATACATACGGTCACGATAAAGGTGATGAAGTATTAATCGAACTTTCAAGAATCATAAAAGCAAAGATACGTTCTTCCGATACCTTTTGTCGCTGGGGAGGAGAAGAGTTTATTATTCTTTGTAGTAAAACTTCTCTGGAAGGAGCTGAGAACCTGGCAGAAAAGATTCGTATATTAGTAAGTAATCATAATTTTCCCATTACCCGAAATGTTACAATTAGCCTCGGTATTTCAGAATATCATAATGGTGAAAGTAGTACAGAGCTAATGTCTCGAGCTGATAAAGCCCTTTATAGAGCCAAATCAAACGGAAGAAACAGGCTTGAAATCGGAGAACTTTAA
- the queF gene encoding NADPH-dependent 7-cyano-7-deazaguanine reductase QueF, translating into MIEEQSSYEGLQSHIPELMTPVIEAFENVYAGRDYLIEFSIPEFTAICPKTGLPDFGRIDISYKPNKICAELKSLKEYFFFFRNIGIFHENVVNKVCEDFIKHIDPLYLKVVGDYNIRGGVKTLVSREYIKKS; encoded by the coding sequence ATGATAGAAGAACAATCCAGCTATGAAGGTTTGCAGAGTCATATACCTGAGTTAATGACTCCGGTAATTGAAGCATTTGAAAATGTATACGCAGGAAGAGATTATTTAATCGAGTTTAGTATTCCTGAGTTTACGGCAATTTGTCCCAAGACGGGTCTTCCTGATTTTGGAAGGATTGATATTAGCTATAAACCAAATAAGATTTGTGCTGAACTAAAGTCTTTGAAAGAATATTTTTTCTTTTTTCGTAATATCGGGATATTTCATGAAAATGTAGTGAATAAAGTTTGTGAGGATTTTATTAAACATATAGATCCTTTGTACTTAAAAGTAGTAGGGGATTACAATATCAGGGGTGGAGTAAAAACACTTGTTAGTAGAGAATATATAAAAAAGAGTTAA
- a CDS encoding flagellar basal body P-ring protein FlgI, producing MKYKIITLLLVCFSLPGFALEVFLKDIASIEGIRENHLSGYGIVVGLGGTGDTKSNVTSESMKNYLKNLGVSSAGKNAQYRNIASVLVTASIPSYGKAGDRVDVTISSIGDAKSLEGGVLLQTPLKSINGETYAVASGNIAIGGKDSGERSSLSRKQKNTVGIINRGGIIEKELKSDFFQQKIFRIRLKDQDFGTLNQLKERFDSNFQVKSKAVSPSELEIEIPESRKENPLAFLADLEKIKVKTSSKARVVINERTGVIVMGGNIGLEEVAIARQGMNIKVQKSPYPLYLGEDEKKEKKPEIQKIEEATTVSDVVDALNKLGLSTKDIIAILEALKTAGALHAEVMIQ from the coding sequence ATGAAATATAAAATTATAACCCTTCTTTTGGTATGCTTTTCTTTACCGGGTTTTGCTCTCGAGGTTTTCTTGAAAGATATTGCCTCCATTGAAGGCATCCGAGAAAACCATTTGAGCGGATACGGAATCGTAGTGGGTCTTGGTGGCACCGGTGATACGAAAAGCAATGTCACCTCAGAGAGCATGAAAAATTATTTAAAGAACCTGGGAGTTAGTTCAGCCGGCAAAAATGCTCAGTATCGAAATATCGCCTCAGTTCTCGTAACAGCCAGCATTCCTTCTTATGGAAAAGCCGGGGACCGAGTAGATGTAACCATTTCTTCCATCGGAGATGCAAAATCTCTGGAAGGTGGTGTCCTTTTGCAAACTCCCTTAAAATCCATAAATGGTGAAACCTATGCGGTAGCTTCCGGCAATATAGCCATTGGAGGTAAAGACTCAGGTGAAAGGAGTTCTCTATCCAGGAAGCAAAAGAACACAGTAGGAATCATTAATCGTGGCGGAATTATTGAAAAAGAGTTAAAATCCGACTTCTTTCAGCAAAAAATTTTCAGAATAAGGTTGAAAGATCAGGATTTCGGTACCCTGAACCAGCTAAAAGAAAGATTTGATTCTAACTTTCAGGTAAAATCTAAAGCAGTCTCTCCTTCAGAATTAGAGATTGAGATTCCGGAATCTCGTAAAGAAAATCCGCTTGCATTTTTAGCGGACTTAGAAAAGATCAAAGTAAAAACAAGTTCAAAAGCAAGAGTTGTCATCAACGAAAGAACAGGTGTTATTGTTATGGGTGGAAATATTGGACTTGAAGAAGTTGCCATAGCACGGCAGGGGATGAATATTAAAGTCCAGAAAAGCCCTTATCCCCTTTACCTGGGAGAAGATGAAAAAAAGGAAAAGAAACCTGAGATTCAAAAAATTGAAGAAGCAACTACTGTTTCAGATGTAGTAGATGCTTTAAATAAATTAGGTTTATCTACTAAAGATATAATTGCAATACTAGAAGCTTTAAAAACAGCAGGAGCTCTTCACGCAGAGGTAATGATACAATGA
- a CDS encoding triose-phosphate isomerase, protein MRKVIIAGNWKMNLGLKQARELAEGISSGLSQASPDREIMVFPSAVHIPVVADILKDTRVILGAQNIYPSAPAAFTGENSVEQMRDFGVTHILIGHSERRQFIKETDAFLNQKVHFVLEHQMIPVLCIGETLEERESNKTLEVIKTQLLGGLKDVNKGNVSKIILAYEPVWAIGTGKVATPEQAQEVHLAIRKELEGLYGSQISDSISILYGGSVKPDNIKSLLDMPDIDGALVGGASQKADSYMALL, encoded by the coding sequence ATGCGTAAAGTAATTATTGCAGGAAACTGGAAAATGAATCTCGGGCTGAAACAGGCCCGTGAGCTAGCTGAAGGGATTAGTTCCGGACTTTCCCAGGCCTCTCCCGATAGAGAAATCATGGTTTTTCCTTCAGCCGTTCATATACCGGTTGTAGCTGACATCTTGAAAGATACCAGGGTGATTCTGGGAGCTCAGAATATTTATCCATCAGCTCCCGCTGCCTTTACCGGTGAAAACTCTGTAGAACAAATGAGAGACTTCGGTGTTACCCATATACTAATTGGACACTCCGAAAGAAGACAATTCATAAAAGAAACGGACGCATTCTTGAATCAAAAAGTTCATTTTGTTTTAGAGCATCAAATGATACCGGTACTTTGCATTGGAGAAACCCTCGAAGAAAGGGAGAGTAATAAAACTCTAGAGGTTATAAAAACTCAACTTTTAGGTGGCCTTAAAGATGTAAATAAAGGAAATGTCTCTAAAATTATCCTTGCATATGAACCCGTATGGGCTATTGGAACCGGAAAAGTAGCCACACCTGAACAAGCACAGGAAGTTCATCTTGCAATAAGAAAAGAGCTTGAAGGTTTATACGGTTCACAGATTAGTGACAGTATATCCATATTGTACGGTGGTTCTGTAAAACCGGACAATATAAAATCTTTATTAGATATGCCTGACATTGATGGAGCTCTTGTGGGAGGAGCCAGCCAAAAAGCTGATTCCTACATGGCTTTACTTTAG
- the secG gene encoding preprotein translocase subunit SecG has translation MGFLTGLVLSLFIFSAVILILLVTFFQTKGGGMGGLMGGGASQTPFGSSSADVLTKVTRYTALSFILLSLLLSFLFASKQDKLIPPEGKLIPDKTAPSMSNTPKNENTETKKPDAETPKKETIPVEKK, from the coding sequence ATGGGTTTTTTAACAGGTTTGGTGCTTTCTTTATTTATTTTTTCAGCAGTGATTCTGATTCTTTTAGTCACTTTCTTCCAGACAAAAGGTGGAGGAATGGGGGGTTTGATGGGCGGAGGAGCCAGTCAGACTCCTTTTGGTTCATCAAGTGCAGATGTACTAACTAAAGTAACCAGGTACACTGCTCTTTCTTTTATTCTTCTTTCTTTGCTTCTTTCTTTTTTGTTTGCCAGTAAACAGGATAAACTTATTCCACCGGAAGGTAAATTGATACCTGATAAAACGGCTCCGTCCATGAGCAATACACCAAAGAACGAAAATACAGAAACTAAAAAGCCGGATGCTGAAACACCAAAAAAAGAAACAATCCCGGTTGAAAAAAAATAA
- a CDS encoding Uma2 family endonuclease — protein sequence MSAELIRPFEPEELLGGRNWAFFEGKLIFFDEASKQYLMAEIQEGKQYSFEDYMSLPEGAPFQLIEGELIFMAAPEIKHQRISRTIVYAIQTYLLKNNLGELLYSPVDVKLDEKTVVQPDIVFVSIKRSSIIDRLIHGAPDFVVEILSKGNVATDRKKKMKLYGTFGVTEYWIVNPMQENIEVYHNRMGIMFKTKTLDKTGTIHSKAIEGFSLKVSEIFP from the coding sequence ATGTCAGCTGAACTAATCAGGCCATTCGAGCCGGAAGAGCTTTTAGGAGGGAGAAACTGGGCTTTCTTCGAGGGAAAGCTTATCTTTTTTGATGAGGCATCAAAACAGTACCTAATGGCCGAGATTCAGGAGGGAAAACAATATAGCTTCGAGGATTATATGAGCCTACCGGAAGGTGCACCCTTCCAACTCATCGAGGGAGAACTTATCTTTATGGCAGCACCGGAAATTAAACATCAGAGAATATCCAGAACTATTGTCTATGCAATTCAAACCTATTTGTTAAAAAATAACTTAGGTGAGCTGCTCTACTCCCCTGTAGACGTGAAGTTAGACGAGAAGACTGTAGTACAGCCCGACATCGTTTTTGTTTCTATCAAGCGTTCCTCAATCATTGACAGGCTCATTCATGGGGCTCCTGACTTCGTAGTGGAAATTCTCTCCAAAGGCAATGTTGCAACAGACAGGAAAAAGAAGATGAAGCTCTACGGAACCTTCGGTGTTACCGAATACTGGATTGTAAACCCCATGCAGGAAAACATCGAAGTCTACCATAATCGCATGGGCATTATGTTCAAAACAAAAACTCTCGATAAAACAGGAACCATACACTCCAAAGCCATAGAAGGATTCTCCCTTAAGGTAAGCGAGATTTTTCCTTAA
- a CDS encoding rod-binding protein yields the protein MNPISDYTDRLNILNPKELERFEKAKADLEKYSGSSQSFEKLLREEVNKKIEGKVPSSSVSIPKNIKDEVKTDPYKKKLYNASVEFESIFVKMMLSQMKKSVNKSGLISGGHAEEIFEDMLYDEYAKKISQSENLGLAEQIYTSLSASLPDSKKQ from the coding sequence ATGAATCCTATTTCAGACTATACGGATAGACTAAACATTTTAAATCCCAAAGAACTAGAAAGATTTGAAAAAGCGAAAGCTGATTTAGAAAAATACAGCGGTTCTTCTCAATCTTTTGAAAAACTACTCAGAGAAGAGGTAAATAAGAAGATTGAAGGTAAAGTCCCCTCTTCTTCTGTATCAATTCCAAAAAACATTAAAGATGAAGTGAAAACTGATCCTTATAAAAAGAAACTTTATAATGCAAGTGTTGAGTTTGAATCTATATTTGTTAAAATGATGCTAAGTCAGATGAAAAAAAGTGTTAATAAATCCGGTCTTATTTCCGGAGGACATGCCGAGGAAATTTTTGAAGATATGCTGTATGATGAATACGCTAAAAAGATTTCTCAGAGCGAAAATCTGGGACTCGCTGAGCAAATTTATACTTCACTCTCTGCTTCATTACCTGATTCTAAAAAACAATAA